Proteins encoded together in one Diabrotica undecimpunctata isolate CICGRU chromosome 3, icDiaUnde3, whole genome shotgun sequence window:
- the LOC140436737 gene encoding uncharacterized protein isoform X1 has translation MKSTYFNIQVIILFILSLIPWPGPSVFKISCPRDNARIVRKIIQTKWLPVLDKFKVTLPLECPFHPMRDIFGPQQAAKKQHRASQWTCGICGKSFFEEKYLDMHFDNRHKEYINMAEDAVCLADYCDIMRCDVLMTQDFKSVYPEHENTDIEIWREASAYSKALATSSPRHVAKYTFKNGNYPHLQKQPQSDVNLKKHCHKMETSESNNSNEDRNTNEEDKSQNTSNNICQNDLVDSALPAPDNRQQRIAELQKLKAHCKPEELQKIKTKCEILVRDCIAGLLIQLSLKDFKEVEDELNRAVCWYLTCDRYWEDSQSDIRSFPWGLLCMIIMVTSLGICLCYYVIWVLFDKNFFSTDDVSVTSTSITDRSTPSPAHALRHDMQASMDGHQMYPEDYYLAPDKDNEYIYVTYPPDLKRRLLESCYNRTTRL, from the exons GTAATCATTCTGTTCATATTATCATTGATACCATGGCCAGGGCCCTCGGTCTTCAAGATATCTTGCCCAAGAGATAATGCTCGGATAGTTAGaaagataatacaaacaaaaTGGCTACCTGTCCTAGACAAATTCAAAGTCACTCTACCTTTAGAATGTCCTTTTCATCCTATGAGGGACATATTCGGACCACAACAAGCGGCCAAGAAACAGCACAGAGCCTCCCAATGGACGTGTGGTATATGCGGGAAGTCTTTCTTCGAGGAAAAATATCTAGATATGCATTTTGACAATCGACacaaagaatatataaatatg GCCGAAGATGCAGTGTGCCTTGCTGATTATTGCGATATTATGAGATGTGACGTCTTGATGACTCAAGATTTCAAATCTGTTTATCCAGAACACGAAAATACTGATATTGAAATTTGGCGAGAAGCCTCTGCTTACTCTAAAGCACTAGCAACATCGAGTCCCAGACACGTAGCGAAATACAcctttaaaaatggaaattatcCTCATTTACAAAAGCAACCACAGTCAGACGTTAATCTTAAGAAACATTGTCACAAAATGGAAACGTCCGAGTCCAATAATAGTAACg AGGACCGTAATACCAACGAAGAAGACAAATCGCAAAATACCTCCAATAATATATGTCAAAATGATTTAGTAGATTCCGCTCTCCCCGCACCCGATAATAGGCAACAACGAATAGCCGAATTACAAAAACTTAAAGCGCACTGCAAAcctgaagaattacaaaaaaTCAAAACCAAATGTGAAATACTAGTTAGGGACTGCATAGCTGGATTGCTAATTCAGCTTTCTCTTAAAGATTTCAAGGAAGTTGAGG aTGAACTAAACAGAGCAGTATGCTGGTACCTTACTTGTGATAGATATTGGGAAGACTCGCAGTCAGACATTCGAAGTTTTCCATGGGGTCTACTTTGCATGATCATTATGGTTACCTCTTTGGGAATCTGCCTGTGCTACTATGTTATTTGGGTCTTATTTGA TAAAAACTTTTTCAGTACTGATGACGTCAGCGTTACCAGTACTAGCATTACCGACAGGTCCACACCATCTCCTGCGCATGCGCTTCGCCACGACATGCAGGCTTCGATGGACGGACATCAAATGTATCCAGAGGATTACTACTTAGCGCCGGATAAAGATAACGAATATATTTATGTCACCTATCCTCCGGATTTGAAGAGAAGACTTCTTGAAAG
- the LOC140436737 gene encoding uncharacterized protein isoform X3 produces MSTQVIILFILSLIPWPGPSVFKISCPRDNARIVRKIIQTKWLPVLDKFKVTLPLECPFHPMRDIFGPQQAAKKQHRASQWTCGICGKSFFEEKYLDMHFDNRHKEYINMAEDAVCLADYCDIMRCDVLMTQDFKSVYPEHENTDIEIWREASAYSKALATSSPRHVAKYTFKNGNYPHLQKQPQSDVNLKKHCHKMETSESNNSNEDRNTNEEDKSQNTSNNICQNDLVDSALPAPDNRQQRIAELQKLKAHCKPEELQKIKTKCEILVRDCIAGLLIQLSLKDFKEVEDELNRAVCWYLTCDRYWEDSQSDIRSFPWGLLCMIIMVTSLGICLCYYVIWVLFDKNFFSTDDVSVTSTSITDRSTPSPAHALRHDMQASMDGHQMYPEDYYLAPDKDNEYIYVTYPPDLKRRLLESCYNRTTRL; encoded by the exons GTAATCATTCTGTTCATATTATCATTGATACCATGGCCAGGGCCCTCGGTCTTCAAGATATCTTGCCCAAGAGATAATGCTCGGATAGTTAGaaagataatacaaacaaaaTGGCTACCTGTCCTAGACAAATTCAAAGTCACTCTACCTTTAGAATGTCCTTTTCATCCTATGAGGGACATATTCGGACCACAACAAGCGGCCAAGAAACAGCACAGAGCCTCCCAATGGACGTGTGGTATATGCGGGAAGTCTTTCTTCGAGGAAAAATATCTAGATATGCATTTTGACAATCGACacaaagaatatataaatatg GCCGAAGATGCAGTGTGCCTTGCTGATTATTGCGATATTATGAGATGTGACGTCTTGATGACTCAAGATTTCAAATCTGTTTATCCAGAACACGAAAATACTGATATTGAAATTTGGCGAGAAGCCTCTGCTTACTCTAAAGCACTAGCAACATCGAGTCCCAGACACGTAGCGAAATACAcctttaaaaatggaaattatcCTCATTTACAAAAGCAACCACAGTCAGACGTTAATCTTAAGAAACATTGTCACAAAATGGAAACGTCCGAGTCCAATAATAGTAACg AGGACCGTAATACCAACGAAGAAGACAAATCGCAAAATACCTCCAATAATATATGTCAAAATGATTTAGTAGATTCCGCTCTCCCCGCACCCGATAATAGGCAACAACGAATAGCCGAATTACAAAAACTTAAAGCGCACTGCAAAcctgaagaattacaaaaaaTCAAAACCAAATGTGAAATACTAGTTAGGGACTGCATAGCTGGATTGCTAATTCAGCTTTCTCTTAAAGATTTCAAGGAAGTTGAGG aTGAACTAAACAGAGCAGTATGCTGGTACCTTACTTGTGATAGATATTGGGAAGACTCGCAGTCAGACATTCGAAGTTTTCCATGGGGTCTACTTTGCATGATCATTATGGTTACCTCTTTGGGAATCTGCCTGTGCTACTATGTTATTTGGGTCTTATTTGA TAAAAACTTTTTCAGTACTGATGACGTCAGCGTTACCAGTACTAGCATTACCGACAGGTCCACACCATCTCCTGCGCATGCGCTTCGCCACGACATGCAGGCTTCGATGGACGGACATCAAATGTATCCAGAGGATTACTACTTAGCGCCGGATAAAGATAACGAATATATTTATGTCACCTATCCTCCGGATTTGAAGAGAAGACTTCTTGAAAG
- the LOC140436737 gene encoding uncharacterized protein isoform X2, with protein MKSTYFNIQVIILFILSLIPWPGPSVFKISCPRDNARIVRKIIQTKWLPVLDKFKVTLPLECPFHPMRDIFGPQQAAKKQHRASQWTCGICGKSFFEEKYLDMHFDNRHKEYINMAEDAVCLADYCDIMRCDVLMTQDFKSVYPEHENTDIEIWREASAYSKALATSSPRHVAKYTFKNGNYPHLQKQPQSDVNLKKHCHKMETSESNNSNEDRNTNEEDKSQNTSNNICQNDLVDSALPAPDNRQQRIAELQKLKAHCKPEELQKIKTKCEILVRDCIAGLLIQLSLKDFKEVEDELNRAVCWYLTCDRYWEDSQSDIRSFPWGLLCMIIMVTSLGICLCYYVIWVLFDTDDVSVTSTSITDRSTPSPAHALRHDMQASMDGHQMYPEDYYLAPDKDNEYIYVTYPPDLKRRLLESCYNRTTRL; from the exons GTAATCATTCTGTTCATATTATCATTGATACCATGGCCAGGGCCCTCGGTCTTCAAGATATCTTGCCCAAGAGATAATGCTCGGATAGTTAGaaagataatacaaacaaaaTGGCTACCTGTCCTAGACAAATTCAAAGTCACTCTACCTTTAGAATGTCCTTTTCATCCTATGAGGGACATATTCGGACCACAACAAGCGGCCAAGAAACAGCACAGAGCCTCCCAATGGACGTGTGGTATATGCGGGAAGTCTTTCTTCGAGGAAAAATATCTAGATATGCATTTTGACAATCGACacaaagaatatataaatatg GCCGAAGATGCAGTGTGCCTTGCTGATTATTGCGATATTATGAGATGTGACGTCTTGATGACTCAAGATTTCAAATCTGTTTATCCAGAACACGAAAATACTGATATTGAAATTTGGCGAGAAGCCTCTGCTTACTCTAAAGCACTAGCAACATCGAGTCCCAGACACGTAGCGAAATACAcctttaaaaatggaaattatcCTCATTTACAAAAGCAACCACAGTCAGACGTTAATCTTAAGAAACATTGTCACAAAATGGAAACGTCCGAGTCCAATAATAGTAACg AGGACCGTAATACCAACGAAGAAGACAAATCGCAAAATACCTCCAATAATATATGTCAAAATGATTTAGTAGATTCCGCTCTCCCCGCACCCGATAATAGGCAACAACGAATAGCCGAATTACAAAAACTTAAAGCGCACTGCAAAcctgaagaattacaaaaaaTCAAAACCAAATGTGAAATACTAGTTAGGGACTGCATAGCTGGATTGCTAATTCAGCTTTCTCTTAAAGATTTCAAGGAAGTTGAGG aTGAACTAAACAGAGCAGTATGCTGGTACCTTACTTGTGATAGATATTGGGAAGACTCGCAGTCAGACATTCGAAGTTTTCCATGGGGTCTACTTTGCATGATCATTATGGTTACCTCTTTGGGAATCTGCCTGTGCTACTATGTTATTTGGGTCTTATTTGA TACTGATGACGTCAGCGTTACCAGTACTAGCATTACCGACAGGTCCACACCATCTCCTGCGCATGCGCTTCGCCACGACATGCAGGCTTCGATGGACGGACATCAAATGTATCCAGAGGATTACTACTTAGCGCCGGATAAAGATAACGAATATATTTATGTCACCTATCCTCCGGATTTGAAGAGAAGACTTCTTGAAAG
- the LOC140436737 gene encoding uncharacterized protein isoform X4, which translates to MKSTYFNIQVIILFILSLIPWPGPSVFKISCPRDNARIVRKIIQTKWLPVLDKFKVTLPLECPFHPMRDIFGPQQAAKKQHRASQWTCGICGKSFFEEKYLDMHFDNRHKEYINMAEDAVCLADYCDIMRCDVLMTQDFKSVYPEHENTDIEIWREASAYSKALATSSPRHVAKYTFKNGNYPHLQKQPQSDVNLKKHCHKMETSESNNSNEDRNTNEEDKSQNTSNNICQNDLVDSALPAPDNRQQRIAELQKLKAHCKPEELQKIKTKCEILVRDCIAGLLIQLSLKDFKEVEDELNRAVCWYLTCDRYWEDSQSDIRSFPWGLLCMIIMVTSLGICLCYYVIWVLFESTPSPAHALRHDMQASMDGHQMYPEDYYLAPDKDNEYIYVTYPPDLKRRLLESCYNRTTRL; encoded by the exons GTAATCATTCTGTTCATATTATCATTGATACCATGGCCAGGGCCCTCGGTCTTCAAGATATCTTGCCCAAGAGATAATGCTCGGATAGTTAGaaagataatacaaacaaaaTGGCTACCTGTCCTAGACAAATTCAAAGTCACTCTACCTTTAGAATGTCCTTTTCATCCTATGAGGGACATATTCGGACCACAACAAGCGGCCAAGAAACAGCACAGAGCCTCCCAATGGACGTGTGGTATATGCGGGAAGTCTTTCTTCGAGGAAAAATATCTAGATATGCATTTTGACAATCGACacaaagaatatataaatatg GCCGAAGATGCAGTGTGCCTTGCTGATTATTGCGATATTATGAGATGTGACGTCTTGATGACTCAAGATTTCAAATCTGTTTATCCAGAACACGAAAATACTGATATTGAAATTTGGCGAGAAGCCTCTGCTTACTCTAAAGCACTAGCAACATCGAGTCCCAGACACGTAGCGAAATACAcctttaaaaatggaaattatcCTCATTTACAAAAGCAACCACAGTCAGACGTTAATCTTAAGAAACATTGTCACAAAATGGAAACGTCCGAGTCCAATAATAGTAACg AGGACCGTAATACCAACGAAGAAGACAAATCGCAAAATACCTCCAATAATATATGTCAAAATGATTTAGTAGATTCCGCTCTCCCCGCACCCGATAATAGGCAACAACGAATAGCCGAATTACAAAAACTTAAAGCGCACTGCAAAcctgaagaattacaaaaaaTCAAAACCAAATGTGAAATACTAGTTAGGGACTGCATAGCTGGATTGCTAATTCAGCTTTCTCTTAAAGATTTCAAGGAAGTTGAGG aTGAACTAAACAGAGCAGTATGCTGGTACCTTACTTGTGATAGATATTGGGAAGACTCGCAGTCAGACATTCGAAGTTTTCCATGGGGTCTACTTTGCATGATCATTATGGTTACCTCTTTGGGAATCTGCCTGTGCTACTATGTTATTTGGGTCTTATTTGA GTCCACACCATCTCCTGCGCATGCGCTTCGCCACGACATGCAGGCTTCGATGGACGGACATCAAATGTATCCAGAGGATTACTACTTAGCGCCGGATAAAGATAACGAATATATTTATGTCACCTATCCTCCGGATTTGAAGAGAAGACTTCTTGAAAG